A window of the Pungitius pungitius chromosome 3, fPunPun2.1, whole genome shotgun sequence genome harbors these coding sequences:
- the LOC119218802 gene encoding bridge-like lipid transfer protein family member 2 isoform X2, translating to MPPLLISFLLILLLGIVLLCVIFRWLICTLAVRFFQTALDADLKIKSVGLFSVQGVSIQFHPQHTLEIDKIWISSKLLNQDLPRYLALCVGDTRVRFDLQAPLGPLGKESHGGKSGKISLSPTTLRFLSQLLSFHISSINVMVLNLALSESLWHMTVTGITLLLDHQSKRLAWDFSVGQLSSKVLKSSQLDICLAEVALSLLLSGDVSLPEMKPGCLSLNVRTLIAELHEGLFLSQLLLPPSPQKCSQEASECENTVFIQTETVERFHRLVPHKVKMEFDNTNVTMSMHSQKRHLNWTLKSLKVCYGRDDEQLPLRSFTPELSIPQSNLELLLEDGLLLSQSRQRILCVNTLKTALQISSVDISGSFTINTCIIHYRHQEFSHWLHLFPWEQLIHRKAAHRKSPLDYLPTLLFLRRLPHLDAPVMITSSVSNVNVSVQLGDTTPFALGFLSASAELQHLLDIKVDAEVTESQNVHQRASLSLDNFWWRVGQGSHIQQTPHPPGKHVWGEALILDSLSLQGSFNRPHMESSSRNQSLSVESSLKGLQVELSETCALCLSRLLNLICVPLDSGPPLPDVASVSPSAEDAVPMSSSLLHLLFKLDCCLEDVNVFTLSNLAGAVSLRMDTVKVHCSAERSTVSLQSISLSAIKALTDNMESCCPASQTPNPVLKLTEIAFSYFIPTHTLQVQCEEELTVEWTSPDHMVLYQHMTEAQAYWHMLCGEKGAESPSQPADAEILCGQSRELCVRIELGGTRLTAHVSEHNYILLHTEALTVSRHAGSMHIRSPSLILNFDGNDIVTFKSLDVETHAELKEMQPHRDTFPFLTTPHNCVWVLTCPSLAIEFPYQYDFSNTFDMAINVQKWLKTLHRSPMQASGTQRLPPDLVVKISQFSFVFLDDVFEIKLRDNYELMKDESKESAKRLQLLDKKVADLRKQHGELLPARKIEELYSSLEKKHIEIYIQRSRRLYANTPMRKSLLTWTVSDLELVALADHGLHGPERVREQLRDIDGISPFPRDGLPLVVQWCRAVKFKLVAFLVRIRDYPRYLFEIRDWELSGRLIGTEQDGQARAHRKEIVPLGPPWGDVTVHRNMPPLKFYYDFKSNISLYTIVWGPCWDPAWTLIGQSVDLLTKPTVDPSPLLAWWDKSRLLLHGRWVMDIDQANLHQLATEDPYNTTENLHWEWNKLNFDWNPGQFLFKGDLDVNVRTASKYDDICFLHLPNLCMTLDLQWLCHGNPHDHYAVMLCCAENIADVTSGQPHDSYRAFRSENLNLSITMDLNQHCGTESSLPRILLYSSTLRWMQNFWATWTGVSRPICRGKLFHSLRPIRKKLGQHYKQMSYTAAFPQLQVHYWASFAQQRGVQVECNKGHVFTRGAQRLIPQAGTVMRRLISEWNVTQMVSELSQVTVHLMASTWDETADHQINAQVKKTHLLSLSSLSYQRQSNRMEEEVNQKDETNASYTHKLRLVDLRASWTTTNRNIAFALYDGYKKASVLKRNLSTEALKGLRIDTQLQTKKLKRSPSNYSPTTPVVPTVSRAEKSQNEGTSMLQKLIEETDKFVVFSEEDSGVSDQLCGIAACQTDDVYNRNWFIELVNCQMMLRGTETAGCVLVSAAKAQLLQCEHHPAWYNDTLKQKTTWTCLLDGMQYFATMEPNPSEQEERQLWLEVKNIEEHRQRNLDSVLELMESGQAVGGMVSTTTDWNQPAQVNEAQQVQRIISRCSCRMHYISYSHDINPEVATQIKPPELRNNHEKEDLLKKQAGAVDTFTLIHHDLEISTNPVQYAMILDIVNNLLLHVEPRRKEHSEKKQRVRFQLEISSNPEEQRSSILHLQEAVRQHLALIRRLEKQIYSNIRAQSEELSGDELIEINTRLQNQLNQEKNDMQMKSEELNILIRCFKDFQLQRANKLELRKPPEDVSVVRRTEIYFAQARWCLTEEDGQLGIAELELQRFMYSKLNKSDDTAEHLLELGWFTMNNLLPNAAYKVVLRPQSNCQSGRQFALRIFSKVRPPVGGISVKEHFEVNVVPLTIQLMYQFFKRMMGFFFPGRNVEEEEVTDEEDKFRLVTTGIPVKPRQSSEDTMGAMGPSKGVAQGLNRTAGVRRSFRKPPEHPVDDIDKMKERAAMNNSFIYVKIPQVPLCVSYKGEKSSVDWKDLNLVLPCLEYHNNTWTWLDFAMAVKRDSRKALVAQMIKEKLRLKPASGSELRGKASEGKSDTSMQQQEEDEKARLLIGLSTADKSSSKKSIFSRRK from the exons ATGCCTCCCTTGCTGATATCCTTCCTGCTTATTCTTCTGCTCGGGATAGTGTTGTTATGTGTCATTTTCAG ATGGCTCATATGCACCCTGGCTGTGCGATTCTTCCAGACTGCACTCGATGCGGACCTAAAGATCAAATCAGTCGGGCTGTTTTCTGTTCAAGGAGTTAGTATCCAGTTTCACCCCCAGCACACTCTG GAAATTGACAAAATATGGATTTCAAGTAAACTTCTTAATCAGGATCTGCC GAGATACCTGGCCTTGTGTGTTGGCGACACCAGAGTGAGGTTCGACTTGCAGGCCCCACTCGGACCTTTGGGGAAGGAGAGCCACGGAGGAAAGTCTGGCAAGATTTCACTCAGCCCCACAACACTACGCTTCCTGTCACAA CTGCTGTCGTTCCACATCAGCTCAATCAATGTGATGGTCCTCAACCTCGCTTTGTCAGAGTCTCTATGGCACATGACAGTTACTGGCATCACCTTGTTGCTGGACCACCAGAGTAAAAG GTTGGCGTGGGACTTCTCAGTCGGGCAGCTAAGCAGTAAAGTACTTAAAAGCAGTCAGTTG GACATATGTCTGGCTGAAGTGGCCCTGAGCCTGCTTCTGTCCGGAGATGTGAGCCTACCTGAGATGAAGCCAGGTTGTCTGTCCCTGAATGTGAGAACGCTTATAGCAGAGCTCCATGAGGGACTGTTTCTGAGCCAACTCCTGCTGCCCCCTTCTCCCCAAAAGTGCAGTCAGGAAGCATCTG AGTGTGAAAACACTGTGTTCATCCAGACTGAGACCGTGGAGCGGTTTCATCGGCTGGTTCCCCACAAGGTCAAAATGGAATTTGATAATACAAATGTGACCATGTCCATGCACAGCCAGAAGAG ACACCTGAATTGGACTCTGAAGTCCTTAAAAGTCTGCTACGGACGGGACGATGAGCAGCTTCCTCTTAGGAGCTTCACTCCTGAACTGAGCATTCCCCAAAGCAACCTGGAGCTCCTTCTCGAAG ATGGACTTCTCCTCTCACAAAGTAGGCAAAGAATCCTTTGTGTGAACACACTGAAGACAGCCCTGCAG ATTTCCTCTGTCGACATCTCGGGATCATTCACGATCAACACTTGCATTATCCACTACCGCCACCAGGAGTTCTCACATTGGCTACATCTATTTCCATGGGAACAGCTAATCCACAGGAAGGCAGCGCATAGAAAAAG TCCATTAGATTATTTGCCCACCCTCCTTTTCCTCAGGCGCCTCCCTCACCTGGATGCTCCTGTGATGATCACCTCCTCCGTGTCCAACGTTAATGTTTCCGTTCAGCTGGGGGACACGACACCCTTTGCTCTCGGCTTCCTCTCGGCTAGCGCAG AACTGCAGCATCTTCTAGACATTAAAGTTGACGCAGAGGTCACGGAGTCCCAGAATGTGCACCAGCGGGCCTCGCTGTCCCTGGACAACTTCTGGTGGAGAGTGGGTCAGGGTTCTCATATCCAACAAACCCCCCATCCTCCTGGTAAACACGTGTGGGGAGAAGCGCTAATTTTAGACTCGCTCAGTCTGCAG GGGAGTTTCAACCGACCGCACATGGAGTCGAGTAGCAGGAACCAGAGTCTGAGCGTGGAGTCGAGCCTGAAAGGGCTTCAGGTGGAGCTCTCGGAGACTTGTGCACTGTGTCTGTCTCGCCTGCTGAACCTCATCTGTGTTCCTCTGGACTCTGGGCCACCGCTGCCAGATGTGGCCTCAGTGTCTCCCTCTGCTGAGGATGCCGTACCCATGTCTTCCTCACTGCTCCATCTGCTGTTCAAACTAGACTGTTGTCTGGAGGATGTCAATGTGTTCACACTGTCTAATCTAGCAG GAGCCGTGTCTTTGCGGATGGACACTGTCAAAGTCcactgctctgcagagaggtcCACTGTGTCTCTTCAGAGCATTAGCTTGTCAGCGATCAAAGCCCTCACGGATAATATGGAGTCATGTTGCCCCGCCTCCCAAACCCCCAATCCTGTCCTCAAACTCACCGAGATAGCCTTTTCCTACTTCATCCCCACCCACACCTTACAG GTTCAATGTGAAGAGGAGCTCACTGTGGAGTGGACGTCGCCCGACCACATGGTCTTATACCAGCACATGACTGAAGCTCAGGCTTATTGGCATATGCTTTGCGGGGAGAAAGGAGCGGAGAGTCCGTCTCAACCTGCGGACGCTGAAATCCTGTGTGGCCAGAGCAGAGAGCTGTGTGTGCGAATCGAACTGGGCGGCACACGTCTGACCGCCCACGTCAGTGAACACAACTACATTCTCCTGCACACAGAAGCCCTCACAGTCTCCAGGCACGCTGGTTCCATGCATATACGTTCCCCCTCCTTGATCCTCAACTTTGACGGCAACGACATCGTCACTTTCAAAAGTCTGGACGTGGAAACGCACGCCGAGCTGAAAGAGATGCAGCCGCACAGAGACACGTTCCCCTTTCTCACCACTCCCCACAACTGTGTCTGGGTCCTCACTTGCCCCTCTCTGGCCATCGAGTTCCCTTACCAATATGACTTCTCCAACACCTTCGATATGGCCATTAATGTGCAGAAGTGGCTGAAGACTCTGCATCGCTCCCCGATGCAAGCTTCCGGCACCCAACGTCTGCCTCCCGACCTCGTGGTCAAAATCAGCCAGTTCTCCTTTGTCTTCCTGGACGACGTTTTTGAGATCAAGCTGCGGGACAACTACGAGCTCATGAAGGACGAGAGTAAGGAAAGCGCAAAGCGTCTGCAGCTCCTGGATAAGAAGGTGGCAGATCTGCGCAAGCAGCACGGGGAACTTCTCCCCGCCAGAAAGATTGAAGAGCTGTACAGTTCGCTGGAGAAGAAGCACATTGAGATCTACATCCAGCGCTCGCGCCGCCTCTACGCCAACACACCCATGAGGAAGTCTCTGCTGACCTGGACTGTGTCCGACTTGGAGCTAGTCGCCCTGGCTGACCATGGTCTTCACGGGCCAGAGAGGGTGAGGGAGCAGCTGAGGGACATTGATGGGATCAGTCCCTTCCCAAGGGacggtctccctctggtggtcCAGTGGTGTCGTGCTGTGAAGTTTAAACTGGTGGCATTTTTAG TGAGAATTCGGGATTACCCTCGTTACTTGTTTGAAATCCGGGATTGGGAGCTGTCTGGCCGTCTGATTGGGACGGAGCAGGATGGACAGGCTAGGGCTCATCGCAAAGAGATCGTCCCACTTGGTCCGCCATGGGGAGATGTGACGGTGCACAGGAATATGCCACCACTCAAATTCTACTACGATTTCAAAT CTAACATCTCACTGTACACTATTGTGTGGGGGCCATGTTGGGACCCTGCCTGGACTCTGATTGGCCAGTCTGTAGACCTGCTGACCAAACCTACAGTTGATCCCTCACCTCTACTGGCCTGGTGGGACAAAAGTCGTCTCCTTCTGCATGGCCGCTGGGTTATGGACATTGACCAGGCCAATCTTCATCAGCTGGCTACAGAG GACCCTTACAACACGACAGAAAACCTGCACTGGGAGTGGAATAAGCTGAACTTTGACTGGAACCCAGGCcagtttctttttaaaggagaTTTGGACGTGAACGTCAGAACTGCATCAAA ATATGATGATATTTGTTTCCTCCATCTGCCCAACCTGTGTATGACCCTTGACCTCCAATGGCTTTGCCATGGCAATCCCCATGACCACTACGCTGTAATGCTCTGCTGTGCGGAGAACATTGCAGACGTGACCTCAGGACAACCTCATGACTCCTACAGAGCCTTTCGCTCTGAGAACCTCAACCTCTCCATCACCATGGACCTTAACCAGCACTGCGGCACAG aATCCTCCCTGCCAAGAATTCTGCTGTATAGCAGCACTTTGCGCTGGATGCAAAACTTTTGGGCCACATGGACAGGTGTCTCTCGACCTATCTGCAGAGGCAAGCTCTTCCACAGCCTCAGGCCTATCCGCAAGAAGCTGGGTCAGCACTACAAACAGATGTCCTACACTGCTGCCTTTCCACAATTACAA gtGCATTACTGGGCCTCCTTCGCCCAGCAGAGAGGTGTCCAAGTGGAGTGCAACAAAGGCCACGTCTTCACTCGAGGGGCACAGCGACTCATTCCACAGG CTGGCACTGTGATGAGGAGGCTAATCTCTGAATGGAACGTGACCCAGATGGTTAGTGAGTTGTCCCAGGTGACGGTTCACCTGATGGCCTCCACGTGGGATGAGACAGCCGACCACCAGATCAACGCACAGGTGAAGAAGACTCACCTGCTCAGCTTGTCCTCCCTGAGCTACCAGCGACAGAGTAACCGCATGGAGGAG GAGGTGAACCAGAAGGATGAGACTAACGcctcttacacacacaaactgcgcCTGGTGGACCTACGGGCCTCCTGGACCACCACAAATAGGAACATAGCCTTCGCGCTGTACGACGGCTACAAAAAAGCGTCCGTGCTGAAGAGAAATCTCTCCACCGAAGCGTTGAAGGGTCTTAGGATCGACACCCAGCTGCAGACCAAGAAGCTCAAGCGCTCTCCTTCCAACTACTCTCCCACCACACCCGTTGTGCCCACCGTCAGTCGAGCAGAGAAAAGTCAAAACGAGG GAACATCGATGCTTCAGAAACTGATTGAAGAAACTGACAAGTTCGTGGTGTTCTCAGAGGAGGATTCAGGTGTCAGCGACCAGCTGTGTGGCATCGCAGCCTGTCAGACGGATGATGTCTATAACCGCAACTGGTTTATTGAGTTGGTCAACTGTCAG ATGATGTTGCGTGGCACAGAGACTGCAGGCTGCGTGCTGGTGTCCGCAGCAAAGGCTCAGCTGCTTCAGTGCGAGCACCACCCCGCCTGGTACAACGACACCCTGAAGCAGAAGACCACCTGGACCTGTCTGCTGGACGGGATGCAGTACTTTGCCACCATGGAGCCCAACCCATCCGAGCAAGAGGAAAGGCAGCTGTGGCTGGAG GTGAAAAACATAGAGGAGCACAGGCAGCGTAATCTGGACTCCGTGCTGGAGCTGATGGAGAGTGGCCAGGCTGTGGGAGGAATGGTTAGCACcactacag ACTGGAACCAGCCGGCGCAGGTGAACGAGGCTCAGCAGGTTCAGCGAATCATTTCCCGCTGTAGCTGTCGGATGCATTACATCAGTTACAGTCACGACATCAACCCTGAGGTGGCCACACAGATCAAACCACCGGAGCTGAGGAATAACCACGAGAAAGAGGATCTTCTGAAAAAACAAGCTG GGGCAGTGGACACCTTTACCCTCATTCATCACGACCTTGAGATATCCACTAACCCCGTTCAGTACGCTATGATCCTGGACATCGTCAACAACCTGTTGCTGCATGTGGAGCCCAGACGCAAG GAACACAGTGAGAAGAAGCAGCGTGTGCGTTTCCAGCTGGAAATTTCCAGTAACCCTGAGGAGCAGCGCAGCAGCATCTTGCACCTCCAGGAGGCAGTGAGGCAGCACCTTGCCCTGATTAGACGTCTTGAGAAACAGATTTACTCCAACATCAGG GCACAATCTGAAGAGCTGAGCGGTGATGAACTAATAGAGATCAACACAAGACTGCAAAACCAGCTCAATCAGGAGAAGAACGACATGCAGATGAAGAGTGAAGAGCTCAACATTCTCATCAG gtGTTTTAAGGACTTTCAGCTGCAACGGGCAAACAAGCTGGAGCTGCGTAAGCCTCCAGAGGATGTGAGTGTGGTGAGGAGAACGGAGATCTACTTCGCTCAGGCCCGCTGGTGTTTGACCGAAGAAGACGGCCAGCTTGGCATCGCTGAGTTGGAGCTGCAGAGGTTCATGTACAGTAAG CTAAACAAGTCTGACGACACGGCCGAGCATCTTTTGGAGTTAGGTTGGTTCACGATGAACAACCTCCTGCCCAATGCAGCATACAAG GTTGTACTTCGGCCTCAGAGTAACTGCCAGTCTGGACGCCAGTTTGCCTTGCGTATTTTCAGTAAAGTGCGTCCCCCTGTAGGAGGGATCTCTGTCAAGGAGCACTTTGAG GTGAACGTGGTGCCTCTGACCATCCAGCTGATGTACCAGTTCTTCAAAAGGATGATGGGATTTTTCTTTCCTGGAAGAAAtgttgaagaggaagaggtgacCGATGAAGAGGACAAGTTCAGATTGGTTACCACAG GTATCCCTGTCAAGCCCCGGCAATCATCCGAGGACACTATGGGTGCTATGGGCCCCAGCAAAGGTGTCGCCCAGGGATTGAACCGCACTGCGGGGGTCAGGAGGTCATTCAGGAAGCCTCCAGAG CATCCTGTTGACGACATTGATAAGATGAAGGAGCGCGCTGCCATGAACAACTCCTTCATCTACGTCAAGATTCCCCAAGTTCCCCTGTGTGTCAGCTACAAG GGAGAAAAGAGTAGTGTGGACTGGAAGGACCTGAACCTGGTTCTGCCCTGTTTGGAGTACCATAACAATACCTGGACCTGGCTTGACTTTGCCATGGCTGTGAAAAGGGACAGCCGTAAAGCTCTTGtagcacag ATGATAAAGGAGAAGCTGCGTCTGAAGCCGGCCTCCGGCTCCGAGCTGCGGGGGAAGGCGTCCGAGGGGAAGTCGGACACAAgcatgcagcagcaggaggaggacgagaaggcTCGGCTCCTCATCGGCCTCAGCACCGCGGACAAGAGCTCCAGCAAGAAGAGCATCTTCAGTCGGCGAAAATGA